Proteins encoded in a region of the Takifugu flavidus isolate HTHZ2018 chromosome 10, ASM371156v2, whole genome shotgun sequence genome:
- the kif13a gene encoding kinesin-like protein KIF13A isoform X9 → MSDTKVKVAVRVRPMNRREIELSTKCVVDMEDNQTVLHPPPSNAKGESRKQPKVFAFDHCFWSMDESNVPKYAGQEVVFKCLGEGILENAFQGYNACIFAYGQTGSGKSFSMMGNGEQPGLIPRLCCSLFERVHKEENEAHTFKVEVSYMEIYNEKVRDLLDPKGSRQSLKVREHKVLGPYVDGLSQLAVMSFEDIEVLMSEGNKSRTVAATNMNEESSRSHAVFSIIVTQTLYDLQSGNSGEKVSKMSLVDLAGSERVSKTGAAGERLKEGSNINKSLTTLGCVISALADQSAGKGKAKFVPYRDSVLTWLLKDNLGGNSKTAMIATVSPAADNYEETLSTLRYADRAKRIVNHAVVNEDPNARIIRELREEVEKLKVQLSQAESMKAPELKEKLHESEKLIQEMTVTWEEKLRKTEEIATERQKQLESMGISLETSGIKVKDDKCFLVNLNADPALNELLVYYLKEHTRVGADTSQDIQLFGIGIQPEHCVLELCQDGDVTLTPVGISRTCVNGTMIDSLVHLWHGDRILWGNNHFFRINLPNRKRRDRLKELERASPRESFIEADVETASEASSEQDYSYEFAQMEVMMKTLGNNDPMQNVVQVLEKQYLEEKRTALEEQRMMYERELESLRQQLSPEKTAAPHHHSGGERLTYPVAHAAHSKLRLWTEERDELFRQSLSRLREQVVKANTLVREANFLAEEMSTLTDYQVTLQIPAANLSANRKRGVIVSEPAIQVRRKGRGTQVWTIEKLENKLVDMREHYADWKEDSAEMCKRTNSNCCDPFYEAQENHNLIGVANIFLECLFHDVKLQYAVPIISQQGEVAGRLHIEMMRVSGAVPERLCGGDDSSENSSESSCYEVMDTNGEIVHMAKRLTCRVRIREATGLPLNLSNFVFCQYTFWEQGEPAVAPPMVSPDRPSPRSPDAQFTVQFDHCKDFVVHVTEEFLEFISDGALAIEVWGHRCAGNGRSLWELDALEAKTQTLRDRWNEVSRRIELWISIQELNEQGEYSSVELHPGKDISTGGVFQLRQGHSRRLQVCVKPVQNSGTLPLLVEAVLSVSIGCVSARSTKLQRPLDSYQEEDLNCVRERWSEALIKRREYLDEQIKKIINKHEKTEEDIEREARLVEQWVGLAEERNAVLVPAPGSGIPGAPADWTPPAGMEAHIPVLFLDLNADNLTLNEQLTGPHAAGVNSILPKEHGSQFFYLPIIRHSEEELSAVCSWDSSIHDSVHLNRVTSSNERIYLIVKATVQLSHPASLELVLRKRIAVNIYNKQSFTQSLKRRMSLKNTLHACGVTYEIVSNIPKASEEPEERETLALMAARGDSEETQDGETYIEKYTRGVLEVENILSLEKLRQAVTVKEALTVKGRHLRRSVSTPNVQHVMIICPDLTVLTPAANYQSVMCCSAVQSSCSKMDLTGCEDEDCKDHGDPVDDANCNAQEGSRCTTPIKTRETQDGATFFNSSPFKVLSPQPAKFLKSLLPVKEESKARKALEARPLLGQEDSEDEETDVDANLSLDPALHDHGGFKPYIPEDFANFEIYNAALESLPFSRSDSKRGRCGGGSGDREVPRSPTVSSCTSGYFSHSASNATLSDMPFSTSESCDHLSGASRDPNDSQTKSTSAGSESQQPAPSACGVQTRPTSSPISIPNCTEKPQTLALSSSQEFTDFKGADDSVGENESVCITEGWKQGGIDISTNLQKNADCVETCDNRHLERCGNGISGLSAVCEYPNITDCAGAVKAADAPMATQVSDKAPSAASTASPLPTVGSPAPIPRAGGEPPIQEPAQGDLPHGSPCPSPNPSSAEPSGDSSGDESAPVAQLPDWMAPGEQVWVGKRRGTVYYVGGVEFAKGIWIGVKLDLAVGKHNGTVQDRVYFRCPPGHGVFVKPSRLTRGPPSVEAEPHTLIR, encoded by the exons ATGTCGGATACGAAGGTAAAAGTAGCGGTGAGAGTCCGGCCCATGAACCGCAGGG AAATCGAGCTGAGCACGAAATGTGTGGTGGACATGGAGGACAACCAGACGGTGCTGCACCCTCCGCCTTCCAATGCAAAAGGAGAGAGCAG AAAACAACCGAAG GTGTTTGCTTTTGACCACTGCTTCTGGTCCATGGACGAATCCAACGTTCCTAAATATGCTG GTCAAGAGGTGGTGTTCAAGTGCCTTGGAGAGGGAATACTTGAAAACGCATTCCAGGGATATAATGCCTGCATATTTGCCTACGGACAAACAG GTTCAGGCAAGTCCTTTTCCATGATGGGGAACGGGGAGCAGCCGGGTTTAATCCCtcggctctgctgctctctgtttgaGAGGGTCCACAAGGAGGAGAACGAGGCCCACacttttaaggttgaggtttcCTACATGGAGATCTACAACGAGAAAGTCCGCGATCTGCTGGATCCCAAAGG GAGCCGACAGTCCCTGAAGGTCCGGGAGCACAAAGTTCTGGGTCCGTATGTGGACGGTCTGTCTCAGCTGGCTGTAATGAGCTTCGAG gACATCGAGGTGTTGATGTCTGAGGGGAACAAATCTCGCACGGTCGCGGCCACCAACATGAACGAGGAGAGCAGCCGCTCGCACGCCGTCTTCAGCATCATCGTCACGCAAACGCTTTATGACCTCCAGTCCGGG AATTCGGGGGAGAAAGTGAGCAAGATGAGTCTGGTTGACCTGGCGGGAAGTGAACGGGTGTCCAAGACCGGAGCTGCTGGCGAGAGACTCAAAGAAGGGAGCAACATCAACAA GTCTCTCACCACTTTAGGCTGCGTGATTTCTGCTTTAGCCGATCAGTCGGCGGGAAAGGGCAAAGCCAAGTTTGTCCCGTACAGAGACTCGGTGCTCACCTGGCTGCTTAAG GACAACCTTGGCGGGAACAGTAAGACGGCCATGATCGCCACGGTGAGCCCGGCGGCCGACAACTACGAAGAGACTCTGTCCACGCTTCGCTACGCCGACAGAGCCAAGAGAATCGTCAACCACGCCGTGGTGAACGAGGACCCCAACGCGCGGATCATCAGGGAGCTGCGGGAGGAGGTGGAAAAGCTGAAGGTTCAGCTCTCGCAGGCTGAG TCCATGAAGGCaccagagctgaaggagaaacTGCACGAGTCCGAGAAGCTCATCCAGGAGATGACGGTCACctgggaggagaagctgaggaagacagaggagatTGCAACT GAGCgccagaaacagctggagagcATGGGCATCTCCCTGGAGACGTCAGGGATCAAAGTGAAAGACGACAAGTGCTTCCTCGTCAATCTGAATGCCGATCCTGCCCTGAACGAGCTCCTCGTCTACTACCTGAAG GAGCACACCCGTGTGGGCGCCGACACATCCCAGGACATCCAGCTGTTTGGGATCGGTATCCAGCCGGAGCACTGCGTCCTGGAGCTCTGCCAGGACGGTGACGTCACCCTGACGCCTGTCGGGATCTCAAG AACATGTGTGAATGGAACAATGATTGACTCCCTGGTGCACCTGTGGCACGGAGATCGCATCTTGTGGGGCAACAATCACTTCTTCAG GATTAACCTTCCCAATCGAAAGCGGCGCGACCGTTTaaaggagctggagagagcttCTCCCAGGGAGAGCTTCATCGAGGCGGATGTGGAGACCGCCAGCGAGGCTTCTTCCGAGCAGGATTACAGCTACGAGTTTGCGCAGATGGAAGTCATGATGAAGACTCTGGGCAACAATG ACCCTATGCAGAACGTAGTGCAGGTGCTGGAGAAGCAGTACCTGGAGGAGAAGCGCACGGCTCTGGAAGAGCAGCGGATGATGTACGAGCGGGAACTGGAGTCCTTACGGCAGCAGCTGTCCCCCGAGAAAACGGCGGCGCCGCACCACCACAGCGGCGGCGAGCGCCTGACGTATCCCGTGGCGCACGCAGCCCACAGCAAGCTGCGACTGTGGACGGAGGAGCG GGATGAGCTGTTCCGTCAGAGCCTTTCTCGGCTCAGGGAGCAGGTTGTGAAAGCTAACACTTTGGTGCGAGAAGCCAACTTTCTGGCCGAGGAGATGAGCACACTGACGGATTATCAGGTCACACTGCAGATCCCTGCGGCCAACCTCAGCGCCAATCGCAAG CGAGGGGTGATAGTGAGCGAACCCGCCATTCAGgtgaggagaaaagggagggggACCCAAGTGTGGACCATTGAgaagctggaaaacaaactgGTGGATATGCGAGAACATTACGCAGACTGGAAGGAAGACTCAGCGGAAATG TGTAAAAGGACAAACAGTAACTGCTGCGACCCGTTCTATGAAGCACAAGAGAACCACAACCTGATTGGAGTGGCCAACATTTTTCTAGAGTGCCTTTTCCATGATGTCAAACTCCAATATGCTGTCCCCATCATCAGCCAGCAGGGAGAG GTTGCAGGCAGGTTGCACATCGAGATGATGCGCGTCAGCGGAGCCGTACCGGAGCGACTCTGCGGAGGCGACGACTCGTCTGAGAACTCCAGCGAGAGCAGCTGCTACGAGGTGATGGACACAAACGGGGAAATCGTGCACATGGCCAAGAGGCTCACCTGCAGG GTGCGGATCAGAGAGGCGACGGGTTTGCCGCTCAACCTCTCCAACTTCGTCTTCTGCCAGTACACCTTCTGGGAACAAGGGGAGCCCGCGGTGGCTCCCCCCATGGTCAGCCCAGACAGGCCGTCCCCGCGAAGTCCAGATGCCCAGTTTACAGTCCAGTTTGACCACTGCAAG GACTTTGTTGTCCACGTGACAGAGGAATTTTTGGAGTTCATATCGGACGGAGCCTTGGCCATTGAAGTGTGGGGTCACCGCTGTGCAGGAAATGGCCGTTCCTTGTGGGAGTTAGACGCGCTGGAGGCAAAAACCCAGACGCTTCGAGACAG GTGGAACGAGGTATCTCGCAGGATCGAGCTGTGGATCTCCATCCAGGAGCTGAATGAGCAGGGGGAGTATTCCTCTGTGGAGCTGCATCCTGGAAAAGACATTAGCACTGGAGGCGTCTTCCAACTCCGACAG GGTCACTCCAGAAGGCTGCAGGTGTGCGTGAAGCCTGTCCAAAACTCAGGCACTCTGCCTTTGCTGGTGGAGGCTGTGCTGTCTGTCTCCATCGGCTGCGTGTCCGCTCGCTCCACCAAGCTCCAGAGGCCGCTCGACAGCTACCAG GAGGAAGATCTCAACTGTGTTCGTGAGCGCTGGTCAGAGGCCCTGATCAAACGGCGAGAGTACCTCGATGAGCAAATCAAGAAAATCATCAACAAACACG AGAAGACAGAAGAGGATATTGAGCGTGAGGCCCGTCTGGTGGAGCAGTGGGTCGGCCTTGCTGAAGAGAGAAATGCAGTGCTGGTGCCAGCGCCTGGTAGCGGTATCCCAGGAGCTCCAGCGGACTG GACCCCACCTGCAGGAATGGAAGCTCATATCCCTGTGCTCTTCCTGGATTTAAATG CAGATAATCTGACATTAAATGAGCAGCTGACGGGCCCTCACGCCGCAGGAGTTAACTCTATCCTGCCCAAGGAGCATGGAAGCCAGTTTTTCTATCTGCCAATCATTAGGCACAGCGAAGAAGAG CTTTCAGCAGTTTGCTCCTGGGACTCGTCCATTCACGACTCTGTGCACCTCAATCGCGTCACGTCTTCCAACGAGCGTATTTATTTGATCGTGAAAGCCACAGTGCAGCTCAGCCACCCGGCCTCCCTGGAGCTGGTGCTTCGCAAGAGGATTGCCGTAAACATCTACAACAAGCAG AGCTTCACTCAGAGTCTCAAGCGACGGATGTCTTTGAAGAACACCCTCCACGCCTGTGGTGTGACCTATGAGATAGTTTCCAACATACCAAAG GCCTcagaggagcctgaggagagagagaccttGGCCCTCATGGCTGCTCGCGGGGACAGTGAGGAGACCCAGGATGGAGAGACCTACATAGAGAAATACACCAGGGGAGTTTTGGAAGTGGAGAATATCCTCAGTCTGGAGAAGTTACGACAG GCTGTGACAGTAAAGGAGGCGCTCACTGTAAAGGGGAGACACTTAAGGAGGAGTGTCAGCACACCAAATGTACAGCATGTAATGATTATATGTCCAGATTTAACTGTGTTGACACCAGCAGCAAATTATCAAAGTGTAATGTGTTGTTCTGCTGTCCAGTCTTCATGTAGCAAAATGGATCTGACTGGCTGTGAGGATGAAGACTGTAAG GACCACGGTGATCCTGTGGACGACGCTAACTGCAATGCCCAGGAGGGCTCACGCTGCACCACGCCAATTAAGACCAGGGAGACTCAAG ACGGCGCCACGTTCTTCAATTCCAGTCCCTTTAAAGTTCTGTCACCCCAGCCGGCCAAGTTCCTCAAGTCCCTGCTGCCTGTCAAAGAGGAGAGCAAGGCGAGGAAAGCACTGGAGGCCCGGCCCTTGTTGGGACAAGAG GACTCTGAGGATGAAGAGACAGACGTCGACGCCAATCTCAGCCTCGATCCGGCTCTTCACGACCACGGTGGCTTCAAGCCTTACATCCCGGAAGACTTTGCAAACTTTGAAATTTACAATGCTGCTCTGGAGAGCCTTCCGTTCTCGCGGTCTGACTCGAAGAGAGGCCGATGCGGAGGTGGGAGCGGGGACAGGGAGGTCCCCCGAAGCCCCACGGTCAGCAGTTGCACGAGCGGCTACTTCTCACACAGTGCCTCCAACGCCACGCTGTCTGACATGCCTTTCAGCACCAGCGAGAGTTGCGACCACCTTAGCGGCGCCTCCAGGGACCCCAACGACTCCCAAACCAAAAGCACTTCTGCAGGGAGTGAGAGCCAGCAGCCTGCTCCCTCAGCCTGTGGCGTTCAGACCCGGCCTACCTCCTCGCCAATCAGTATCCCTAATTGCACAGAAAAGCCGCAAACCTTGGCACTGTCCAGCAGCCAGGAGTTCACCGACTTTAAAGGAGCTGATGACAGCGTGGGAGAAAATGAATCAGTGTGTATTACAGAAGGCTGGAAGCAGGGGGGCATAGACATTTCTacaaacctgcagaagaacGCTGATTGTGTAGAAACATGTGACAATCGACACTTAGAACGCTGTGGTAACGGCATTTCTGGTCTAAGTGCTGTATGCGAATATCCAAATATCACAGACTGTGCTGGTGCCGTTAAAGCAGCAGATGCTCCCATGGCAACGCAGGTATCTGACAAAGCACCTTCTGCCGCGTCGACGGCCTCACCTTTACCTACAGTCGGATCCCCTGCACCGATCCCACGGGCGGGAGGAGAACCCCCGATCCAGGAGCCGGCCCAGGGAGACCTCCCCCACGGGAGCCCCTGTCCCAGCCCCAACCCAAGCAGCGCAGAACCGTCAGGGGATTCCAGCGGGGACGAGAGCGCCCCCGTGGCTCAGCTTCCTGACTGGATGGCCCCCGGGGAGCAGGTGTGGGTGGGCAAGCGGAGGGGAACAGTTTATTACGTTGGAGGGGTGGAGTTTGCCAAGGGGATCTGGATCGGTGTGAAGCTCGACCTGGcagtgg GGAAGCACAACGGGACCGTGCAGGACCGAGTGTACTTCCGCTGCCCGCCCGGCCACGGCGTGTTTGTGAAGCCTTCTCGTCTCACCAGAGGACCCCCCTCCGTCGAGGCAGAACCGCACACGCTGATCAGATAG